The nucleotide sequence GCATGGACTATGAGCGGGATCTCTTTGCTATGTGCTTTGGCACGGAGGACCAGAAAGAAGGGTCGAAGGCCTTCTTGGAAAAAAGGAAGCCTGAATACAAAGGGAAATAGTCCCCCCACGTCAAGGGAATCCGGGGCATAGTTGAAAATTAACACCTACTGAAAAGGGGGCAGGTTCCTGTTCTCGGCAATAGAAAGGTGAGGGCGAATATCTTGGCTTTGGCCAAGGCTGCCCGGAGCCAAATTGAGAATGGCGATTGTCATGCCCCTTTCAGGATGAAATTCATCCCCCGTTTGATTGAAGCGTAGTTACTTCACCAGCTTCCTTTGTTGACTTGCGGGAGGTGGAGGAATTCCTGGCGCATCAGGGCTCGGACTGCGGTACTGCCAACGTGAACATCGGCACGTCCGGTGCGGAGATCGGTGGTGCCTTCGGGGGGGAAAAGGACACCGGCGGCGGCCGCGAGTCCGGCTCCGACGCATGGAAAGCTTATATGCGGCGGCAGACCAATACCATTAATTGGAGTACCGACCTGCCGCTGGCGCAGGGCATTAAATTTGATGTGTAATTCCTCGAGCTCTTCGGCCAGTTCATCGAAGATCTGCTTTTGGGCATCACAGCTTGAGGGTGACATCAGTTTTTAGTGGCTGTTTTGGGAAGCAGCAGGGCTCCGGCCATGCCTGTAAACGCCACTACCGCCGAGAGGATAAAGGCTGGAGTGAAAGAACCAGTTAGGTCAGCGATTTTCCCGGCAACTGGCGGGGCCAGGGCTTGGCCTATGCCAAAGATCAGGATGGTAAAACCGAGGGCCGCCGGGGCCATGCGCGCGCCGATCGAATCCCCGACGGCTGCGGAGATGATGGAAGGAACGGACCAGGCTGTCAACCCAAAGAGAATAGTGGAGATTAAATAGCCGGGGCTGGATTTAATGAGTCCGAAAACCAGGTAGGAAGTCCCCTGGATGAGAAAAACCAGAGCCAAGCCATACTTACGCCCGATAAAATCGGACACAGTGCCCCAGAAAGGGCCACAGAAGATGCTCAGGATGCCCAAGAGCATTAAATAGCTTCCCGCCTTCTCTGCACTAATCCGCGCTTCGTTGATCAGATAGGCCGAGAAAAATTGCATGTAAATGATGTAGGAAAATCCGAAGGTGAAAAAAATTCCGGCCAGATGCCAGAGAGGTCGAGAAGCGTAGACCCTGCTCCAGGAAAAAGAAGAAGGGCTGGATGGAGGACTTAAAGTGCTGCCGATGGGGAGTAGGTTCTTTTCCTCGGGGCGATTCCGCAGAACAAAATAATTTAGCCCGGCGATGGCCAGGGTGAGGCTTCCCAGGATGTACCAGCATATCCTCCATCCGCCGTCGGGAAAGGCTTCCAGAATGCAAGGGATCAGAGGGCCCAACAAAAGTAAGGCCACGCTGGAGCCGCTGACCAAAACTCCAGTGGCCATCCCCCGCCGATTCGAGGCGAACCAAGCCGAGGCTAAGGCCATAATGGGGACATTCGAGCCAGCGCTGCCGATCCCGGTAAGCGTACGCATAGTCAAGGCGAATTCAAAAGAATGGGACAGTCCGGTTAGGATCAGGCAGGCAGCTACGAGAAGAAGAGAAGCTGAAATTACGAGGCGCGGGCTGAGGCGGGTGGCCAGATATCCCCCCAAAAGGGAGAAAGTCAGATAGCCGACAAAGTTCCCCGTGCCGATCCAGCCCATCTGGGCATACGTTAA is from Deltaproteobacteria bacterium and encodes:
- a CDS encoding MFS transporter; protein product: MREGRKSVHYGWLILFAGFIGVMGSLGFGRFAYTPILPSMKEALSLTYAQMGWIGTGNFVGYLTFSLLGGYLATRLSPRLVISASLLLVAACLILTGLSHSFEFALTMRTLTGIGSAGSNVPIMALASAWFASNRRGMATGVLVSGSSVALLLLGPLIPCILEAFPDGGWRICWYILGSLTLAIAGLNYFVLRNRPEEKNLLPIGSTLSPPSSPSSFSWSRVYASRPLWHLAGIFFTFGFSYIIYMQFFSAYLINEARISAEKAGSYLMLLGILSIFCGPFWGTVSDFIGRKYGLALVFLIQGTSYLVFGLIKSSPGYLISTILFGLTAWSVPSIISAAVGDSIGARMAPAALGFTILIFGIGQALAPPVAGKIADLTGSFTPAFILSAVVAFTGMAGALLLPKTATKN